From a region of the Nonlabens dokdonensis DSW-6 genome:
- a CDS encoding sensor histidine kinase gives MLSSFNAIAQEPVRIKVTEQNGLPSNEVYSIEEDSKGFVWIASNKGLVRYDGTTSKTYDHPEKVGLSVFELFVDEKDRVWCMNLTGQIFYAQGDDLTLFTDVSEEFKGSLGSMVVVGDTMIVSMYRVRLSIDIKTKEKTVYPIKEFSVGSGLNSVYKNRPTFTENGKVFQVIDGTLSTMDDLPDLIKAENRRLPVRLINKNDNEFYLIQQKLGENTVMYLRKDDYWIKLETPELCSVSRIDSAHVINDALYLTTKNGLLVLKEEKNRMVLHQHFLKEFYTTDLFQDADLNIWVSTLRNGLIIIPNIHVRKIMLPEPLPKRLEKTVNNELMVGYESGNINIIKADELVFKQIEFPTASAISTLKHDEKSNTTLIFQKLKNYLYDHDSASYVVIGKPLASVKEVDFTNKGFIIAALSGTTIVTKIHEQKFLAKSELYYDHKKRGYTVLHDKNSGLNYIADVDGLRTLNSGLQEKPITYKDRPVLTRNLSQDKYGNIWAGSFKNGLFKIKGNEVIEHIDASNGLASLIVNSITIDDEYLWICTDVALQRYHIPTGDIKTLKARDGIPSFSIIDMCVIGEDLFMNTPQAVYRIDKHKVFKPLFIPDYYFTTVRVDGKDQPSATSYTIPDQRTPASIGFNANGLRGLASGKFEYRIKNKTDWIPQPQGNNTIQFATLPVGELIFELRQAGSDTVKSLKLVVEQPFYTTWWFWTLLAINTILAIIFYYRRKLRFRESEKNKQLRTLALDNELITLRLENLRSQMNPHFIFNALNSIQEYIVSNERNLASSYLVKFSRLIRMYLDQSRENQITLKEELHAMELYLELEKVRFEEKLIYQLQIDPALEQEQVFLPPLFVQPYVENALKHGLLHKKDNRELKVAFEWDPADQSLQICVVDNGIGRDASQVIKKSQEHYHKSFATYANQERVNLLNSKRNRKITVEIIDLKTSTDQACGTQVCISIPQ, from the coding sequence TTGCTATCCAGTTTCAATGCTATAGCTCAAGAACCAGTTCGCATAAAAGTAACTGAGCAAAATGGGTTGCCTAGCAATGAGGTGTATTCTATAGAAGAAGATTCTAAAGGCTTTGTATGGATAGCTAGTAACAAAGGATTAGTGCGTTATGATGGAACAACTTCTAAAACCTATGACCATCCAGAGAAAGTAGGTCTTTCTGTCTTTGAACTATTTGTGGATGAAAAAGACCGTGTGTGGTGCATGAACCTTACCGGACAGATCTTTTATGCGCAAGGTGATGATTTAACGCTTTTTACAGATGTGAGCGAAGAATTTAAAGGTTCACTAGGCTCTATGGTTGTCGTAGGCGACACGATGATTGTTTCTATGTACCGTGTGCGATTGTCCATAGATATAAAGACAAAAGAAAAGACGGTTTACCCCATAAAAGAATTCTCTGTAGGAAGCGGTCTTAATTCAGTATACAAAAACCGTCCAACCTTTACAGAAAACGGTAAGGTCTTCCAAGTAATAGATGGAACACTTTCTACAATGGATGATTTACCAGACTTAATCAAAGCAGAAAATAGACGGCTGCCCGTGCGCTTGATTAATAAAAATGATAATGAGTTTTATCTCATACAGCAAAAATTAGGCGAGAACACGGTGATGTATCTTAGAAAAGATGATTACTGGATAAAGCTGGAAACGCCAGAACTATGTTCTGTAAGTAGAATTGACTCCGCACACGTTATAAATGATGCACTCTACCTGACTACTAAGAACGGACTTCTTGTGCTTAAAGAGGAAAAAAATCGCATGGTGCTACACCAGCATTTTCTCAAGGAATTTTATACCACAGATCTTTTTCAAGATGCAGACCTCAACATATGGGTGAGCACCTTGCGCAATGGCCTTATTATTATTCCTAATATCCATGTACGAAAGATCATGCTGCCAGAACCCTTACCTAAAAGGCTTGAAAAAACAGTGAACAACGAGCTCATGGTAGGTTATGAGAGTGGAAACATAAATATAATAAAAGCTGATGAACTCGTATTCAAGCAGATTGAGTTTCCTACAGCGAGTGCAATTTCGACACTTAAGCACGATGAAAAATCAAACACTACGTTGATTTTTCAAAAACTTAAGAACTATTTATACGATCATGATAGTGCTTCTTATGTAGTGATAGGTAAACCATTGGCTAGTGTTAAAGAAGTAGATTTTACTAATAAAGGTTTCATAATCGCTGCACTCTCCGGTACGACTATAGTTACAAAGATACATGAGCAAAAATTTCTTGCTAAGTCTGAGCTTTATTATGACCACAAGAAACGCGGTTATACCGTACTACATGATAAAAATTCAGGCCTCAATTATATCGCAGATGTTGATGGTTTGCGCACACTCAATAGCGGTTTACAAGAAAAACCTATCACTTATAAAGATCGTCCAGTGCTCACACGCAATCTATCTCAGGATAAGTATGGCAACATATGGGCTGGTAGTTTTAAAAATGGATTATTTAAGATTAAAGGAAATGAAGTCATAGAGCACATAGACGCCAGTAATGGTTTAGCTTCTCTTATAGTGAACTCGATCACTATAGATGATGAATATTTATGGATTTGTACTGACGTAGCATTGCAACGCTATCACATCCCTACGGGCGACATAAAAACACTCAAAGCACGCGATGGAATACCATCATTTTCTATCATAGACATGTGCGTGATAGGTGAAGATTTATTCATGAATACGCCGCAAGCGGTCTATCGCATTGATAAACATAAAGTATTTAAACCGCTTTTTATTCCCGATTACTATTTTACCACGGTACGCGTGGACGGTAAAGATCAACCCAGCGCCACATCTTATACTATTCCTGACCAGCGCACGCCTGCGAGTATAGGATTTAATGCAAACGGTTTACGTGGACTTGCCAGCGGTAAGTTTGAGTACCGTATAAAAAATAAAACAGACTGGATACCACAACCACAGGGAAATAACACCATTCAATTTGCGACGCTGCCCGTAGGTGAACTTATTTTTGAATTGCGTCAGGCAGGTAGCGACACCGTAAAAAGTTTGAAACTCGTTGTGGAACAACCTTTTTATACAACCTGGTGGTTCTGGACACTGCTGGCTATCAACACTATACTTGCTATTATCTTTTATTATAGAAGGAAATTACGCTTTCGCGAAAGCGAGAAAAACAAACAGTTACGTACCCTAGCACTAGATAATGAACTCATCACCTTGCGACTAGAAAACCTGCGCTCGCAAATGAACCCACATTTTATTTTTAACGCACTGAATTCTATCCAAGAATATATAGTAAGCAATGAGCGCAATCTCGCCAGTTCCTATCTAGTAAAGTTTTCACGCCTTATACGCATGTACCTGGATCAATCAAGGGAAAACCAGATTACTCTTAAAGAAGAATTACATGCGATGGAGCTCTATCTAGAACTGGAAAAGGTACGTTTTGAAGAGAAACTGATCTATCAGTTACAAATAGATCCAGCGCTAGAGCAAGAGCAGGTTTTCCTGCCGCCATTATTTGTACAGCCTTATGTAGAGAATGCGCTCAAACATGGCTTGCTACATAAAAAGGATAATCGTGAACTCAAGGTTGCTTTTGAATGGGATCCAGCTGATCAATCACTTCAAATATGCGTCGTGGATAACGGTATAGGTCGTGATGCCTCGCAAGTAATTAAGAAATCTCAAGAGCATTATCACAAGAGCTTTGCCACCTATGCAAATCAGGAACGAGTGAATTTACTGAACAGTAAACGTAACCGTAAAATCACGGTAGAAATAATCGATTTAAAAACAAGTACAGATCAAGCCTGTGGTACTCAGGTCTGTATTTCCATACCTCAATAA
- a CDS encoding LytR/AlgR family response regulator transcription factor codes for MKAIIIDDEPKARQVLQILLEENCPEIELLSTAEDLLSGIDLIKSQQPDVVFLDIEMPEHSGLKIMELMDGYPIDFQIIFTTAYSEYAIQAFELSAIDYLLKPLRPEKLKLAVQKAIDSHGNNQINERLTELRKSLKDSNFKKIGLPYANGIKFVDFSDIITLKASGMYTEIETENDGKVVVSKPLKHFVELLEKFHTFYRSHRSYVVNLSHLKEYVKKSGGFIIMDNGAEIPIANDKKEEFLTIVQNI; via the coding sequence ATGAAAGCAATAATAATTGATGACGAGCCCAAAGCAAGACAGGTGCTACAGATACTACTAGAAGAAAACTGTCCAGAGATAGAATTACTTTCTACAGCAGAAGATTTGTTGAGCGGTATAGATCTCATTAAATCCCAGCAGCCAGATGTAGTATTTCTAGACATAGAAATGCCAGAACATTCTGGTCTTAAGATTATGGAATTGATGGACGGTTATCCTATCGATTTCCAAATAATATTTACCACCGCATACTCTGAATATGCGATTCAGGCTTTTGAGCTTAGTGCAATTGATTATTTATTAAAACCCTTGCGACCAGAAAAACTAAAACTTGCCGTTCAAAAAGCTATAGACTCACATGGCAACAACCAGATTAATGAACGACTAACAGAGCTTAGAAAAAGTCTAAAAGATTCCAACTTTAAAAAGATAGGACTGCCATATGCAAATGGGATAAAGTTTGTAGATTTTAGTGATATCATCACACTTAAAGCCAGCGGTATGTACACAGAAATCGAGACAGAGAATGACGGCAAAGTAGTGGTTTCAAAACCGCTCAAACACTTTGTAGAATTGCTGGAAAAGTTTCATACTTTTTATAGATCCCATCGATCCTATGTGGTTAATTTAAGCCATCTCAAGGAATACGTAAAAAAGAGCGGCGGCTTCATTATCATGGATAACGGTGCAGAAATCCCCATAGCAAATGATAAAAAAGAAGAGTTTCTAACTATCGTACAGAATATCTAG
- a CDS encoding sensor histidine kinase has protein sequence MRIFLYILLFICYGSMAQQPVSVPITEKDGLPDKEFYSIAEDSKGFIWLAGNSGLTRYDGKNYTTFNHPEKRGLSVFELQVDAQDRVWCINISGQVYYFEDGKLHLFKDLQNDLNGSLPSMKIRDKHLVISSHSNTYIYNADSTATLIKTYKNDQAFIDPFVYKEQLLFPIKGEFLEASKQHKAAVQSLPDFFSTTVIHQKGESRSVSWQDRIVLLTQNQESFKSLYVSTSQGWQRINIPEELDNKRFIKIKTIDNQLWLVTSEGVYVCTIIDNELIIKNRFFEGTFITDVIKDRDDNFWFTTLQNGIQIIPNLHIHKIDLPNDLGTVTRTIATSSHQLIIGFNTGKLLEYDKQSNKTRNMISQSNRAVTVIVEDTFRNEYLVVHKLKSSRYKAKNLELADKELILTASKTIEFVDRDSVLSVSSNTAGLFHYPNYKKNTADVSSIFIEKRGYTCLFDPIKDIRYLGMVDELVAYRSNSDKTILKFNGENILTRTMSLANDGGIWVATFSGGLLHIKNDKVVQHISTNEGLISNVVQQVAVDGELLWVATKKGIQKIHPKKLVFQNLSKRDGVLSYDIHDIIVEENEIIFSSNEGIFTADKQKVFKKFRPLDVYFTGIKINKQDRDIADSYTMDVEESTMSISFNSAGYRGKSSGNYEYRMLGMDSDWINVPAGNDLIQYGNLPEGNYTFQLRATDAAVGSNPLKEIDFEVTKAFYKNPWFWMLLTAVLVLLIVFYYKRKLRFRESEKNKQLSQLQQDKEMINLKLENLRSQMNPHFVFNALNSIQDYIVRNHKTLASDYLGKFADLIRTYLEHSVKSRITLAEEMETLEMYLELEKLRFEDKLTYQVIFDNTAIADHISIPTMLVQPYVENSLKHGLLHKKNDRQLHIIFEYCKKEELLTCSITDNGVGRKKALQIKESNPFKKDSFAVKATEDRLKLLNFGKSKNIGVKIIDLIENGSASGTKVIVTIPHKITSHESNNN, from the coding sequence TTGAGAATATTCCTTTATATACTACTTTTTATTTGCTACGGCAGCATGGCTCAACAACCTGTTTCTGTTCCTATTACAGAAAAAGACGGGCTGCCCGATAAGGAGTTTTATAGCATTGCCGAAGATAGTAAAGGTTTTATCTGGCTGGCTGGAAACAGTGGGCTTACTCGATACGATGGTAAGAACTACACCACATTTAATCACCCAGAAAAAAGAGGCCTTTCTGTTTTTGAATTACAGGTAGATGCGCAAGATCGCGTGTGGTGTATCAACATTTCTGGGCAAGTGTATTATTTTGAAGATGGCAAACTTCATCTTTTTAAAGATTTACAAAACGATCTTAATGGCTCTTTACCTTCTATGAAGATTAGAGATAAACATTTAGTCATTTCTTCACATAGCAACACTTATATCTATAATGCCGACAGTACAGCAACACTCATTAAAACTTATAAAAATGATCAGGCATTTATAGATCCATTTGTATACAAAGAACAACTGCTATTTCCTATTAAAGGTGAATTCCTTGAAGCCAGCAAGCAACATAAGGCTGCAGTTCAAAGTCTTCCAGATTTCTTTAGCACAACCGTAATTCATCAAAAAGGAGAATCGCGATCTGTAAGCTGGCAGGATAGGATTGTACTCCTTACTCAAAATCAAGAATCGTTTAAAAGTCTTTATGTATCTACATCCCAAGGATGGCAGCGTATTAATATTCCCGAAGAACTCGATAACAAGCGATTTATTAAAATCAAAACTATCGATAATCAATTGTGGCTCGTCACCTCTGAAGGTGTTTATGTCTGCACTATTATTGACAATGAATTGATCATCAAAAATCGTTTTTTTGAAGGCACTTTTATTACCGATGTTATTAAAGATAGAGACGATAATTTCTGGTTTACCACATTGCAAAACGGAATACAGATTATTCCAAATCTCCACATTCATAAAATCGATTTACCAAATGATCTAGGTACGGTTACAAGAACTATTGCCACATCTTCCCATCAATTAATCATAGGATTTAATACAGGAAAACTATTAGAATACGATAAACAGAGTAATAAAACGCGCAACATGATTAGTCAGAGCAATCGAGCAGTAACTGTAATTGTCGAGGACACATTTAGAAATGAATACCTTGTGGTTCATAAACTTAAATCATCACGATACAAAGCAAAAAATCTTGAATTAGCAGATAAAGAGTTGATACTAACAGCCTCTAAAACAATAGAATTTGTAGATAGAGATTCCGTTCTATCCGTAAGTTCTAATACCGCTGGACTATTTCACTATCCTAATTATAAAAAAAACACAGCAGATGTTTCTTCTATTTTCATTGAAAAACGTGGTTACACTTGTCTTTTTGACCCAATAAAAGATATACGCTATTTAGGTATGGTAGATGAGCTGGTCGCCTATCGCTCAAATTCAGATAAAACGATACTCAAATTTAACGGCGAGAACATTTTAACAAGAACCATGTCTTTAGCAAATGATGGTGGCATTTGGGTAGCAACGTTTTCAGGTGGTTTGCTCCATATCAAAAATGATAAAGTCGTTCAGCACATCAGCACAAATGAAGGACTAATTTCTAATGTGGTGCAACAAGTCGCTGTGGATGGCGAGTTATTATGGGTGGCCACAAAAAAAGGCATCCAGAAAATACATCCTAAAAAACTCGTGTTTCAAAACCTAAGTAAGCGAGATGGTGTATTGAGCTATGATATCCATGATATTATAGTAGAAGAAAATGAAATCATATTCTCTAGTAATGAAGGAATTTTTACGGCAGATAAGCAAAAGGTGTTCAAAAAATTCAGACCGCTAGACGTTTATTTTACCGGTATAAAAATCAACAAACAGGACCGTGATATTGCAGATTCTTACACCATGGATGTGGAGGAAAGTACGATGTCGATCAGTTTTAATTCTGCTGGATATCGTGGCAAGTCCAGTGGTAATTATGAATACCGCATGTTAGGTATGGACAGTGACTGGATTAATGTTCCAGCTGGCAACGACCTTATTCAATATGGGAATTTACCAGAAGGAAATTATACGTTTCAATTACGAGCTACTGATGCCGCAGTTGGTTCTAATCCCTTAAAGGAAATTGATTTTGAGGTTACTAAGGCTTTTTATAAAAACCCATGGTTCTGGATGCTGCTTACTGCTGTTCTCGTACTGCTTATTGTGTTTTATTATAAGAGAAAATTACGCTTTCGCGAAAGCGAGAAAAACAAACAACTATCTCAACTGCAACAGGATAAGGAAATGATTAACTTGAAACTAGAGAACTTGCGCTCGCAGATGAACCCACATTTTGTTTTTAATGCGCTCAACTCCATTCAGGATTATATCGTGCGCAATCACAAAACATTGGCAAGTGATTATCTAGGAAAATTTGCAGACTTGATACGCACCTATTTGGAGCATAGTGTTAAATCTAGAATTACATTAGCCGAAGAAATGGAAACGCTAGAAATGTATCTGGAGCTGGAAAAATTACGCTTTGAAGATAAATTGACTTATCAAGTCATTTTTGATAATACAGCCATTGCAGACCATATCTCGATTCCTACCATGCTCGTACAGCCTTATGTAGAAAATTCTTTAAAACATGGATTGTTGCACAAAAAAAATGACCGTCAACTGCACATTATTTTTGAGTACTGTAAAAAAGAAGAGCTGCTCACTTGCAGCATTACAGATAATGGCGTAGGTAGAAAAAAGGCTTTGCAGATTAAAGAGAGTAATCCATTTAAGAAAGATTCCTTTGCAGTAAAGGCTACAGAAGACCGCCTTAAACTGCTCAACTTTGGTAAAAGTAAAAATATAGGAGTAAAAATTATTGATCTTATAGAAAACGGTAGTGCATCAGGCACTAAAGTTATAGTAACCATTCCTCATAAAATCACAAGCCATGAAAGCAATAATAATTGA
- a CDS encoding LytR/AlgR family response regulator transcription factor, with protein sequence MKAILIDDEPKARKLLQSIITEHCPDITALHQAEDLGKGTALIKQEQPDLVFLDIEMPQYSGLQILEFFDTEEVNFQIIFITAYNQYAVDAFKLSAVDYLLKPVDVEELKAAVKKAIELKAANNLTVNLAELKRSFQKLSHNKIALDVPRGIIFINHQDVMYLEADGMYTTFYLKNGDKELICKPLRHFVEQMHASGLFYKPHRSYYINLNAIKEFNKKEGGHLIMENDKLVPISRDKRTEFFEMVKEIF encoded by the coding sequence ATGAAAGCAATACTTATAGACGATGAGCCCAAAGCACGCAAATTACTGCAATCCATCATTACAGAACACTGTCCAGATATTACGGCTTTGCACCAGGCAGAAGATCTTGGAAAAGGCACAGCACTCATAAAGCAAGAACAACCTGACCTAGTATTTCTAGACATAGAGATGCCGCAGTACTCTGGCTTACAGATCTTAGAATTCTTTGACACAGAAGAAGTAAATTTTCAGATCATTTTCATAACGGCCTATAATCAGTATGCTGTAGATGCCTTTAAACTAAGCGCCGTAGATTATTTACTCAAGCCAGTAGATGTAGAAGAATTAAAAGCAGCGGTAAAAAAGGCGATTGAGCTCAAAGCTGCTAACAATCTGACCGTGAACCTCGCAGAGCTCAAACGCAGCTTCCAGAAGCTATCACATAATAAAATTGCACTAGATGTTCCTCGTGGTATCATATTCATCAATCATCAAGATGTTATGTACCTAGAGGCAGATGGTATGTACACGACGTTTTATCTAAAAAATGGTGATAAGGAACTGATTTGTAAACCGCTGCGGCATTTTGTAGAACAAATGCATGCCAGTGGTTTATTTTATAAGCCACATCGCTCCTACTATATCAACTTGAATGCTATCAAGGAATTTAATAAAAAGGAAGGTGGACACCTTATTATGGAAAATGATAAGCTGGTTCCTATATCAAGAGATAAGCGTACAGAGTTTTTTGAGATGGTGAAGGAGATTTTTTAG
- a CDS encoding LamG-like jellyroll fold domain-containing protein, with product MKKSLLLLILFLPAILLAQGPTDYVKYYSFDNGSIINEASPGTGDLIASNTTYTFTTGAEGAAGSALKTNTAVLDAGNFPSISQEYTYSFWAKRQAGGSSIQTMVTRFDNNNGTASTVGGGVEFWQFSSGVAGQVRQGTCPTCTDAFTTASNTTTPLNTWQHLAYVISESTDSNGFIRYTIDMYVDGNLEDSDITQGLGASQNPGTTNINTSVILNNSANFLGEIDELKIYQRALTALEVNDLATISSLPSDAVRSYSFTNGSLINIGNMAGGDLTSSGTSFTSVADFDGNANNALDMNGDVFDGGITPITSQNSSYSFWLKVEPATNAARILNHFGSNGGNVDIYVQGTNLIGRLEDSGGNSRALFINNINDGLWHHITLTIEQVTVNNVNGYEGKFYLDGTLIDTDITNGPNNSVNPNWITFYSNPSFGLNDGISNAQFYQDAIDEVKVFDRVLTTAEITALATNNSNPPLTQVFVDADATGNNDGTSWNDAFTSLQTALQLNPGAEFWVADGTYKPGTQRSDTFDLNTDNTIIYGGFDGTETMLSQRDPETNITILSGDIDSDDASVSYNDITRNDNSFQVVTVNATDCIIDGVTITSGHADGSSNDLKEGAAISVNDGNFTLTHSRVEKCVTTRGGSIRAIDQQGTMNIENTIFSENLGNIGPILYARAGNANFFINMTNCVFENNTKESIGTANGIGLVWIRQDGGGVISYSLINSTVVNNEVDNSNTNTPLLTISQITSGNRAANAYVHNSIFHNNRNITSGGSAMMLALGNGTSQNDASLLVAQYSISEMGFVNIFNDGITGVNTNNSTADPLFTSSTDYTLQTSSPARDNGNNSLFTSSLTTDVAGNTRIVNNTIDRGAYEFGATAGIEESNKLEFVLYPNPASNVLHVSGDLDFAKAEIYNLQGQQVAISKEPTIQVADLRAGMYLIKVTDEDGAIATQQFIKK from the coding sequence ATGAAAAAATCATTACTCTTACTCATATTGTTCCTTCCTGCTATTTTACTAGCACAAGGACCTACTGATTATGTAAAGTACTACAGTTTTGACAATGGCTCTATAATTAACGAAGCTAGCCCTGGAACAGGAGATTTAATTGCGAGTAATACTACTTACACATTTACCACAGGAGCAGAAGGTGCTGCTGGAAGTGCGTTAAAAACAAATACCGCTGTGCTAGATGCAGGAAACTTTCCTAGCATATCTCAAGAATACACCTACAGTTTTTGGGCAAAAAGACAAGCTGGAGGTAGTAGCATTCAAACAATGGTCACTCGATTTGACAACAATAATGGTACTGCATCAACCGTAGGTGGTGGAGTGGAGTTTTGGCAATTTTCTAGCGGTGTTGCCGGTCAGGTGAGACAAGGCACATGCCCTACTTGCACTGACGCTTTCACCACTGCGAGTAATACTACGACACCATTAAATACATGGCAACATCTTGCTTATGTCATTTCAGAAAGTACGGATAGCAATGGGTTTATCAGGTATACAATTGACATGTATGTGGATGGAAACTTAGAAGATTCAGATATAACTCAAGGATTGGGAGCTTCACAAAATCCTGGAACAACTAATATCAACACCAGTGTAATTTTAAATAATTCAGCTAATTTTTTAGGTGAAATTGATGAACTTAAAATTTACCAAAGAGCTCTTACAGCACTAGAGGTAAATGATCTAGCTACTATCTCTTCTTTACCTAGCGACGCGGTACGCAGTTACAGTTTTACTAACGGTAGTTTGATAAACATAGGAAACATGGCAGGTGGTGATCTTACTAGCTCTGGCACATCTTTTACGAGTGTTGCAGACTTTGACGGTAATGCAAACAATGCACTAGACATGAACGGCGATGTCTTTGACGGCGGTATTACACCTATAACTAGTCAGAATAGTAGTTATAGCTTTTGGCTCAAAGTAGAGCCAGCAACAAACGCAGCACGCATATTAAATCATTTCGGTAGTAACGGTGGTAATGTTGATATTTATGTTCAAGGAACAAACCTCATCGGAAGATTAGAGGATTCTGGAGGAAATTCACGAGCTCTTTTTATCAACAATATAAATGACGGTTTATGGCATCACATAACTTTGACAATAGAACAAGTAACCGTTAATAATGTAAACGGATATGAAGGTAAGTTTTATTTGGATGGCACCTTAATTGACACTGATATAACAAACGGTCCAAATAATTCTGTAAATCCCAATTGGATAACCTTTTACTCAAATCCTAGTTTCGGTTTAAATGATGGAATTTCAAATGCCCAATTCTATCAAGATGCGATTGATGAAGTTAAGGTCTTTGATCGTGTACTAACCACAGCAGAAATCACAGCTCTTGCAACAAACAATTCTAATCCACCACTGACACAAGTATTTGTGGATGCAGATGCAACAGGAAATAATGATGGTACTAGCTGGAATGATGCATTTACATCATTACAAACAGCTTTACAACTCAATCCAGGTGCAGAATTTTGGGTAGCAGATGGAACTTATAAACCTGGAACACAGCGTTCAGACACATTTGATCTCAACACAGATAATACAATTATCTACGGTGGCTTTGATGGCACCGAAACCATGTTATCTCAAAGAGATCCAGAAACTAATATAACAATTCTGTCAGGAGATATAGATAGTGACGATGCTTCAGTGTCCTATAACGATATAACCAGAAATGATAATAGTTTTCAAGTAGTAACTGTTAATGCAACGGATTGTATAATCGATGGTGTAACCATTACAAGTGGACACGCTGATGGTAGTTCAAACGACCTAAAAGAAGGTGCAGCAATTTCTGTAAATGATGGGAACTTTACATTAACACATTCTCGAGTAGAAAAATGTGTAACTACGCGCGGTGGTTCAATAAGAGCTATAGACCAGCAAGGTACTATGAATATCGAGAATACCATCTTTTCAGAAAACTTAGGGAACATCGGTCCTATTCTTTATGCACGCGCAGGCAATGCTAACTTTTTTATTAATATGACCAATTGTGTGTTTGAAAACAATACAAAAGAAAGCATAGGAACGGCAAATGGTATAGGCTTGGTCTGGATAAGACAAGATGGCGGCGGCGTTATAAGTTATAGTCTTATTAACTCTACTGTCGTAAATAATGAGGTAGATAATTCAAACACGAACACGCCTTTACTCACCATCTCACAGATTACTAGTGGTAATAGAGCTGCAAATGCTTATGTACACAATAGCATTTTCCATAACAACAGGAATATAACGAGCGGTGGTAGTGCTATGATGTTAGCTCTAGGTAACGGAACTAGCCAAAATGACGCCTCTTTACTAGTCGCTCAATACTCCATATCAGAAATGGGATTTGTAAATATATTCAATGATGGAATTACTGGCGTAAACACCAATAACTCAACAGCAGACCCTTTATTTACAAGCAGCACAGACTATACCTTACAAACTAGTTCACCAGCTAGAGACAATGGAAATAACTCGCTATTCACTTCTAGCTTAACTACAGATGTTGCAGGCAATACACGCATCGTTAATAATACCATAGATAGAGGTGCTTATGAATTTGGAGCAACAGCAGGAATTGAAGAAAGCAACAAACTAGAATTTGTACTCTACCCTAACCCAGCTAGTAATGTGCTACATGTAAGTGGCGATCTCGATTTCGCGAAAGCAGAAATCTACAACCTACAAGGGCAACAAGTAGCTATTTCAAAAGAACCAACTATTCAAGTAGCTGATTTGAGAGCAGGAATGTACCTCATCAAAGTAACTGATGAAGATGGTGCAATAGCCACACAACAATTTATAAAGAAATAA